taattaatttctttattgtacatatcattaattattggattatgtaaattatgtaatttattgtttgatataaaagaaactataataatgaaatataatattttctatttttcataaatatttcaattatttaattgaatataagtCATTAAgtgataataaacaaaaatacaatataccctaattatttacataatttgcacaaatacataattatttgtgttcACAAAGTCATTAAAATCTAATCGCCGTGAACAGTATAACTTGTGATTCGTTTTAATGGATTGGTTATCGCAAGGCAATTgtctcaaaattaaaattaaatgtggtGATAGATAGATTATATTAGTAGTTAGATTATACTATGAATTGTATCAGTTGTCATACTTTGAACCAGAATTgtagatatacattatacccagtcttgtaaaaaatactattataaaaatatatattacgaatACTTACAAAGTGTTTGAATATAAACACaagtaattttttcttaaattttatactataatataatatatatatatatatatattatatattactatatcagtattatacgtacacctaatacctattatgttactaaatagtaattacCATGGATTTTAACAATTTCACAAATACTATAACATGTCTgactatttaaagttaaatacgtCTATGTAAACACGTATTTCATTCACATATATTGCAACTAATTTCagtaatatctattaataaaattattagattttaattgttCTTAAAAAACTTCAATACAGAACCCTTAAAAAATAGGATGTggcatttttttgattttaaatatttttgtgaaaaataattaataaaacaaactttttgatatttaaattttgttaataatgcttaaaaagtattcaaaataattaaaaaatacttcaaaaagtatttaaatttcctgTTCAAATACTTGTATTACAATACTTAACAAGACTGGTTATACTATGATAAGATATACCATAAGATATAAGATACATATGATAGATAAGTATATGATATACTTATGTATCACATTATACCTGAATCTTGTAAAATTACGTATACTTCCAtactatattgatataaacaataaacataagattttattattaagtattgtgtggtaaatagataaattgaaCAATAAAGGCGCcagttcaattttaaaatagatctGTCAAGTATTTCCACCACcaaaatacagtaaaaaaaatgaaacatattACTGTTTTAAAAGGTAAGGCGAAGTTCctttatataatgtaggtagCCTATCTGTAGAAGTTTCACAAACACCCTACACTCTCAAAAAGACATAACATTAGCTTTGTTTGAAAAAGCCGTCTACAAGTGGTTATGAACcatatgagaaaaaaaaatgtgacttttattactttttatacttatgtttATATCGTTTCGGAAAACACGCATGATCGTGGATGAGAATTTTCGAAGTTAAAAACTTACTTTTACACTCGggtaatgtttaaaatgtttaaaacggTTTTTTGAGGCCTTcaatagtacatttttagataacctcaattataattgttttaaaaggtGAAGTGATGAttctttcaacatttttacctATTAGCAACTgtactttaaatacttttcacTGTAAAAAagaggtaaaataaatttttttgttgaaaaaaccGTCCACAAGACTTAGTGTCACTGGACACTGATAACTATAGACTATAACACtaagtgttataatatagccCTATAAATTATCTACAATTTAACGTACTTATatcgaaataaaatgtttataaaggttttatgttttagtttACCTACTGATGACTTGGTAGTAATATACACGGAACAATAATCGATAAAACAAGATACCTATAACTGCggtatgtacatttatatgcaACAGGTCGAAGGAATACAGTTTAATGAAGTTTAAAaagctaaataattaaattaattattgatgtgTGTTGTTATACGAGTGGAAGACtgcagtttattaattttaatattttaaagaaatacattattaaatatttaaatgatcatAGGCAAATTAGGGATAGTCAGGCAAACGTATAAGAaaggtatacaaaattaataaacgtgtgtttagtataaaaataaataagccgAGGAACATTTGCACCCACTTGCCAATGCATTTAAGGAGGGgcaaattaatcaaattataaaaataattaatgactaatcggcaaataaaaaattttattttattcgttttccATACTTAGGTATcgaaatatctatttaagatCTatggactataatataaactctGATAACGTACACCGTTTGGTGCCAAACGTTTTAGACTACAACGTCTACAACTAttgtatagtctataatacaGCTATAAAACAACACTGGTTAGCATAACAACTGCAGTCGTGTAATATGATTGTGTTTTGTTATGTCCAGCTACGTTATGACGCTCTATTTTACGCGGTAACgatgatgtataataactaataattgataaacgtcgtctgtttaaaaaaaaaaaatcaattcattGATATGGATATATTTCTATAGAAATAGCCGTGCGGGAGTTTTTTCTTTTcggatttgaataatatttatacatattatgcacctataataattgtataataacacaaaCGGTTCGTCATGCAGACCTACGCCGACTTTGACGCGGACGACACTGTCCAGTTTCCGGTTCCGGTGGTCGGCGCCAGTCTTCCGGTGGAGATCGTCGGCCGCCGAGTGCACCGGCCGCGGGACATGTTCGACTGGGAACGCAGCGAAGCGCGGGCCGACGTCTTGGTGTTCGTCCACCACATGAACGACGTGGTGAAGCGGTACCCGTCGGCGGCAGCGGCCAGGCGGCGATGGCGGCGTCGGCAGCAACGCGGCCGCGACTGCAACGTGGACAAGGTGATGGCGGTGTTGCGGGTGGTCGGCGAGTGGGCGAAGAAACGGTGCAGCGGGCCTGCTGGCCACGACCACTTGCCGATGATGTCAGCCGCCGAGCATTTCGGCCATTTCCACGGACAGCTGCGGGCCGAAGGACGGGCCCTGTTGGACCGGACGTACGACAGCGGTTGCGGCCGGGCTGACTACCGGAGCGTCATGCTTCCGGCGTACTTGGAGCGGAGCTTCGGCGACCCGGTGACGATGACCTACGGGCCGGCGCACGAACTGTCGTTTTGCGTCTTCCTGGTGGCGCTGTTCAAGCTTCACCGCTTGACGTGGGCCGACGAACCGTTCATCGTGACCGTGATCTTCGACAGGTGCATTTGcattatgatttatcattatactcatataactataatagtgtTCGGAcatttcatgaaatataaaatcttgaaatatttcaatattttaatacaattcgtttttttttttaaataaattttatttttacgaacaTTAGTATTGTcgttctatttatataaatgtttgatttactaaaagcttattaattaattagttatgtaCAGTCGAGTCGTGATAACTCAAAATTGAAGTAAGATCAAAATTCGATTCGAGATAATCATATGTATTATTCGAGATTTTGAGACATATaactcatatttatattaatttatatataatttatatttctagggaagtaaaaaaaattaaaattttcaagtttttcgaGTTATCGTGACTCgactgtattttaatatttatataagtagtaagagttatttataaaacaatatataaattaaaatataatgttacgtTTTGAATTCATCATACTCATAGACTATAGTAAAGTTCATCTATTTCAATGTCTAAACTTTATTCTTCTTCGTTTTCCaagctaaaatataattactcgCATGAGCGTTAacttcatattaaatttctgGTAGAAATTGTAGCTTATTATCACTGTCTTTAACAAATTCTTCTGTGCATTTTTCaatacagttattaaatattaatattaatgattaaagctacaaattatattattaattaaaaaaaattatcatcaatatttttataaaaaaaatgtaatgtttcaCATTTTTGTTTCACCCTATAGTGAAATATTTCAGACTTAAAACACTAATTCTAACTAGGGACACTTTTTGGTttttggtattataaataatagctaataattataattataattaactttaagtTTGTGCACTACAAATTACtgacataatgtaatattttgcttttcttttagtacataaatatgagtaaaaacccttttaattatataggtactactataggtataataattcagTTTTGTATGCAAATGCACAAACTTCTTAATTATTACGACAGCAATTTCGATTCGGACGaagaaaaagaataataaaaacccacattaagtattttaatgctTGTGTCGGGTTAAAAGTcattgtttgataataatgtgttacggtataataaaatgaagtaCATTATTCAcgttatataatcaaaatatatctatagacTGGATATCCCATAAATCGAACTAAACGCATAATATGTCTCCCGGGATAACCTCATCTAGTTCATACATATACagactatataattatgtaatcgGAATTAAAGTAATGCATTTCAACCCCCTTCGTAACATCGACGTTATGAGCCGGCGGAAGAGCCTGCAACAGTTCGTATATCCAAATCGTGGATATCTCTTGGACAGGACGGTACTGCACGTGTAAATAGGTCGGGTGATAAATCAAAACTATACTTACCGCGCGGCTAGTTCATCAGTAACGTCCGCagaatatacagagtgattcttttatcattctACACTAATTATTTCGTCAAGTATTGATGactttgtttcttttttttttcaaaatatgttgtacCATGCTATTCTCAAActgtatgaaatttttatttttttccccttttatttaaattaatagtgaataaccactatcaacttttgattttcaaatggcaacctatattttaattgacgtactaaattaatagggctattttttttttatgaactttaacattcaaattattatttttcgttcattttttttttttttgcgagaTATAGCTTTTCAATGTTGGGcggtttttggtttttataatacttcttgTTTCTGAAGACCAgtattaataagataatatatagtaagaaTTAAGACTTAagaggtataaaatattttcattcgtAATAAACTCGTTATCGACTATCGACGCAGTGATGAACTTTGTATCTGTAATTATACCAACGCCTCACAGCCGTAATAACCTGTAGGTTCATCACTTGATGTGATCACTTAAAAACCTCAAACCACTCAACTTTGAGAAGCTATAACTCACTAatggttaaattaaaactaatgattttaacgttaaaattcataaaaaaaaaaaaatgccttAGATATTACTGttacatgatattttaaatataacttactatttgaaaaatcaaaagttgatagTGGTTTCACTATTGAATAAGAGGGTGAAATAAGTGAaataagtcaatattattgagtatataatgataaaacttTTCACTCTGTATATTTCCCCAACGACTGTCATTTTTCGACTGGCAGCAGTACCCGATCTGGCGGTTTCtagtttttatcattattcatgaCCAGCCCTATCCCTTATAATAGCCGTAGGCGCTgtccgataaaaaaaatcaacctgTAGCAGTCGAACGTGTGGCGAAAAGCGGTACGGGAAAAACATTATTGGACGCGCTAAGCGATGACATTAGTGTGCACCTCGTACACCGCAGTAGTCGCCCTTGTAAAAGCGTGTTAtaatttgcaaaaatatatagagaAAAACACCCGACGACTTTTGGGTGGTCTCCGCCCATACCTACTACCcggtaaatagtattaaattgtacCGTCCGTTCGGCGCAGGTACTTGGACGTTGTGGACTACGTGATACGGTCCTACCGGCTGTGCCCGTCCGCGGGCAGCGAACGCGGTAACTGGTGCCTGAGCGGTTACCAGTTCGTCGGGTTCCTGTGGGGCAGTGCACAGCTGGCCGGAACATACGGCGACGACGGTTCCGGTTCCGACGGACGACTGCCAACTATGTCGTCACCGGCGACAGTGGTGCCGGACGCGGACGCGTGCCGACGGCACCGGGACGAGTACGTGTTCGCCAAGTGCATGGACGCCGCGCACCGACGGGCCAAAACCGGCGTGCCGCTGTGGTTCCATTCGTACCAACTGTGGAACTTGACGGCCCTGCCGCGGTGGGACCGGGTGAACGGTTGCCTGATGACCGCGTACCAGTGGGACGTGCTTGGTCGGTTCGAGGTCGTCTGCCAACTGGCCTTTTGCGAACTGTTTAAGTTCGCCCGAAACGTCCGGCCGCCCGGCACGTCGTTTTACGACATTATACCAGCGGCACCGGCATCGGAGACGGCCGTGGTACGGACGACGGCCAACGTTTCGGCcgactacgacgacgacgacgacgccaCCGACGACGAAGGAAGAATCGCTGAATGCGGAGAATGGGAGGACGGTGAAACAGAAGACTTCGAAACAGCCGCGAACGAAGgactaataatatactaaacacTACTTACCAATAGTATattgcctatatattataaatacctacgaACGaataatcttacaaatttCCGTTTCAGGTTTTTAAGTATGTCGAATATAAATCATTGTCGTACAAAAACCGTATAGGTTCACGTCAGAAAGAGCTTTTATTGTAGAGCGGTctgttgaatataatatattattattggcatttgatacttttttacTCATTAAAGTCGTATCTGTCAAAAACCACACAAATGGTCaagataaatagtattattttataatccatATTAAAAGTATGATGTGGCGTATCTCATAACTCTAGGAACGGGGTTTgaactattaaatttgaattaaacatCGAGAGCTTTTCTACATCGTGGTTTTCACGTCATATAGGTCATTTTTTCCTAATTAAAGCATAATCATGCTGAAATCTGCCGCCCCATGAAATTTGGAATACACTgtacagtattatacattactacatttataatatttaatacatacctatCTAGGGTGTGAAAAAACACTTTTATTGTAGTTTggattactatttaataaaaaaaaaaaggtataattctaatgtaattattatttattactaatcaagcaataatattgcttattatttaatcttgcTTTATTGTTTTGGAATTAAACGTTTGACTAaagaatattcaatataaaatataattcataaatgttATGTTCTATACATAAACCGATAAACAGATAACTCGGCTTGTAATGCTTGcatcttaattttaacttttatttattaaaaatgttaattattcaatttaggaataatgtattataattataatgtgtataatacgtGTCAACtctggtatatatatatacttaatatatgttaaattaaaaattaattacctttGGTTTGAAAAcggatacattttttactccattttttttttgttttcctgATTTATGTATAGCCAGGATACACATCCATGTAcaaaacaattcatttttataattattactatattaggtacttactactcgcttgaattttatataaaataataaatttttatcacgactcgtgtaaatacattattatatatcttttatCATATCaagaataatactaataataggtatctataaaaatatttcaaatcctAGTAAAATTATCGTGCGGACGAAAACGGGTCTGTTTTAT
This sequence is a window from Rhopalosiphum maidis isolate BTI-1 chromosome 1, ASM367621v3, whole genome shotgun sequence. Protein-coding genes within it:
- the LOC113559577 gene encoding serine/threonine-protein phosphatase 2A activator-like — encoded protein: MQTYADFDADDTVQFPVPVVGASLPVEIVGRRVHRPRDMFDWERSEARADVLVFVHHMNDVVKRYPSAAAARRRWRRRQQRGRDCNVDKVMAVLRVVGEWAKKRCSGPAGHDHLPMMSAAEHFGHFHGQLRAEGRALLDRTYDSGCGRADYRSVMLPAYLERSFGDPVTMTYGPAHELSFCVFLVALFKLHRLTWADEPFIVTVIFDRYLDVVDYVIRSYRLCPSAGSERGNWCLSGYQFVGFLWGSAQLAGTYGDDGSGSDGRLPTMSSPATVVPDADACRRHRDEYVFAKCMDAAHRRAKTGVPLWFHSYQLWNLTALPRWDRVNGCLMTAYQWDVLGRFEVVCQLAFCELFKFARNVRPPGTSFYDIIPAAPASETAVVRTTANVSADYDDDDDATDDEGRIAECGEWEDGETEDFETAANEGLIIY